The Antarcticibacterium sp. 1MA-6-2 genome has a window encoding:
- a CDS encoding endonuclease MutS2 produces MIKIAEKTLIDLEFPTICEQISQFCITQMGIEKALKIVPYTTGKNTVFGLNQTNEYVKSWQQDSKIPNHGFESVHKEIKMLGIDEAVLELGGFRKITALSDTANTQIKFFNKFQELYPTLYETTAPVEYTKVITEKIGEVINRFGEIKDEASPALLQTRRSMNAVKGKINSSFTAALSKYNEYGYLDEIRESVVENVRVLAIKSMYRKKVKGSILGNSKTGSIVYIQPEATMMHTRELNNLEYEEKEEINRILKELTNFIRPYRELLQDYQELLSEIDLIAAKAKYAKEINGLLPKITKDRELHLKDAYHPILLRSNNRKGEKTFPQSIELKQDNRIIVISGPNAGGKSITLKTVGLLQVMLQSGILIPVHEYSRMCLFTRILTDIGDNQSIENHLSTYSYRLKNMNYFLRKCDDKTLFLIDEFGTGSDPELGGALAETFLEVFYERESFGILTTHYTNLKMLANELPHMTNANMMFDSRSLEPLYRLQLGEAGSSFTFEVAQKNGIPYSLINRSKKKVERGKIRFDKSIADLQKERSKLQKTTDSLKTKELNAAKEKDKLEEINSRVQQKLESYQELYDSNQRLIYLGQKINDLSEKYFSNKQKKELIGEFLKIVEIENSKRKQETVKEKKVKKQKEQKVIKEAEKQVEEIRQRKKEEKKKVEVEKQKEANKPKANLKVGDRVRLEDGKAVGSIDNIEKGKATVNYGMFTTSVSLDQLELVQAKKK; encoded by the coding sequence ATGATAAAAATTGCAGAAAAAACTCTTATAGATCTTGAATTTCCTACAATTTGTGAGCAAATAAGTCAATTTTGTATCACGCAAATGGGAATAGAAAAGGCGTTGAAGATCGTTCCCTATACAACCGGAAAAAATACTGTTTTTGGCCTCAACCAAACCAATGAATATGTCAAATCCTGGCAACAGGACAGCAAAATTCCTAATCACGGTTTTGAAAGCGTTCACAAAGAGATTAAAATGTTGGGAATAGATGAAGCTGTTTTGGAACTGGGAGGTTTTAGAAAGATCACAGCTTTATCTGATACTGCCAACACTCAAATAAAATTTTTCAATAAATTTCAGGAGTTATATCCTACCCTGTATGAGACTACCGCGCCTGTAGAATACACCAAAGTCATTACCGAAAAAATAGGAGAAGTAATTAACAGGTTTGGAGAAATAAAAGATGAGGCCTCCCCTGCTCTCTTACAGACCCGCAGGTCTATGAATGCAGTAAAGGGAAAGATCAACTCCAGCTTCACCGCTGCCCTTTCTAAATACAATGAATATGGATATTTGGATGAGATTAGAGAGAGCGTAGTAGAAAATGTGCGCGTTCTGGCGATTAAATCCATGTATCGCAAAAAGGTAAAAGGCAGTATCCTGGGGAATTCAAAAACCGGGAGCATAGTTTATATACAGCCGGAAGCTACAATGATGCATACCCGGGAATTAAACAATCTGGAATATGAGGAGAAGGAAGAGATCAATCGCATTTTAAAAGAACTTACGAACTTTATAAGACCTTATAGAGAACTTCTTCAGGATTACCAGGAATTGTTGAGTGAGATTGACTTAATTGCGGCCAAGGCGAAATACGCAAAAGAGATAAATGGCTTATTGCCCAAAATTACAAAAGACAGGGAACTGCATTTAAAAGATGCCTACCACCCTATCCTTCTACGCTCAAATAACCGCAAAGGAGAAAAAACTTTTCCGCAGAGTATCGAACTTAAGCAGGATAACCGGATCATAGTTATTTCAGGACCTAACGCGGGAGGTAAAAGTATAACCCTAAAGACAGTTGGGCTACTGCAGGTAATGCTACAGAGCGGGATTTTAATACCTGTTCATGAATATAGCAGGATGTGCCTTTTTACAAGAATTCTCACGGATATTGGAGATAACCAGTCCATAGAAAATCATTTGAGTACCTATAGTTACAGGCTTAAGAATATGAATTATTTCCTGCGGAAGTGTGACGACAAAACTCTTTTTCTCATTGACGAATTCGGAACAGGAAGCGACCCTGAATTAGGGGGTGCTTTAGCTGAAACTTTTCTGGAAGTATTTTATGAAAGGGAATCCTTCGGAATTCTCACCACGCACTATACAAACCTAAAGATGCTGGCGAATGAATTACCTCATATGACCAATGCCAATATGATGTTTGATTCGCGTAGTTTAGAACCTTTGTATCGTTTACAACTGGGAGAAGCGGGAAGTTCTTTTACTTTTGAAGTAGCACAAAAAAATGGAATTCCCTACAGCCTTATTAATCGCTCCAAGAAGAAGGTCGAGCGGGGTAAGATCAGATTTGACAAGAGCATTGCAGATCTTCAAAAAGAACGAAGTAAACTTCAAAAAACTACAGATTCTTTAAAGACGAAAGAATTAAATGCAGCAAAAGAAAAAGATAAACTGGAAGAGATAAATTCCCGCGTTCAGCAAAAATTGGAAAGTTATCAGGAGTTATATGATTCTAATCAACGCCTGATTTATCTGGGCCAAAAGATCAATGATCTTAGCGAAAAGTACTTCAGCAATAAACAGAAAAAGGAACTTATTGGTGAATTTTTAAAAATCGTTGAGATTGAAAATTCCAAACGGAAACAAGAAACAGTAAAAGAGAAAAAGGTCAAGAAACAGAAAGAACAAAAGGTTATTAAGGAAGCTGAGAAACAAGTTGAAGAAATAAGGCAGCGCAAAAAAGAAGAAAAGAAAAAAGTAGAAGTTGAGAAACAAAAGGAAGCCAATAAGCCAAAGGCCAATTTAAAAGTTGGGGACAGAGTGCGGCTGGAAGATGGAAAAGCAGTAGGGTCTATTGATAATATAGAAAAAGGAAAAGCAACTGTAAACTACGGAATGTTTACTACCAGTGTTTCCCTGGATCAACTGGAACTGGTGCAGGCTAAGAAGAAATGA
- a CDS encoding thiol-disulfide oxidoreductase DCC family protein — translation MTESLPINKKIILFDGVCNLCNNFVNFIIERDKKDVFRFASLQSETGRKLTSERGIEVEEAMNSVILIEPGVAYYQKSAAVLEISKHLSGGYSSLRFFSFLPESFRDSIYDIVAKNRYKWFGKKDACMIPTPELKAKFLN, via the coding sequence ATGACTGAAAGTCTACCTATAAATAAAAAAATCATCTTGTTTGACGGGGTTTGTAACCTTTGTAACAATTTTGTCAACTTTATTATTGAACGTGATAAAAAGGATGTTTTCAGGTTTGCGTCCCTGCAGAGCGAGACGGGAAGAAAACTTACTTCTGAACGTGGTATAGAAGTAGAGGAAGCAATGAATTCGGTGATATTAATAGAGCCGGGAGTGGCTTATTATCAAAAGTCGGCTGCTGTTCTGGAAATCTCAAAACATCTTTCCGGAGGTTACTCCTCGCTACGATTTTTCTCATTTCTGCCGGAATCGTTTAGAGACAGCATTTATGACATTGTTGCAAAAAACCGCTACAAATGGTTCGGAAAAAAGGATGCGTGTATGATTCCTACCCCGGAATTAAAAGCTAAGTTTCTGAACTAA
- a CDS encoding dicarboxylate/amino acid:cation symporter: MAAGILFAILLSKFSWGPQFIKDWIKPFGTIFINALKLIAVPLILASLIKGVSDLKDISKLSKMGARTIFTFVATTVVAVSIGLGLVNIIQPGNTISKETRNDLLTSYSSDASSRIAMAQQQQETGPLKALEDIVPSNIFAAASDNTNMLQVIFFAIFFGLGLILIPAASAKPVKDFFDGFNDVILKLIDLIMIAAPYGVFALLAALVVESPSRDLFSALAMYAVTVILGLICMMGVYATMVYVSTGKSPAFFFKGIAPAQLLGFSTSSSAATLPVTMERVEEHLGVHKEVSSFVLPIGATINMDGTSLYQAVAAVFIAQAFGMDLSLGAQLGIIATATLASIGSAAVPGAGMVMLVIVLAQAGIPEAGLALIFAVDRPLDMCRTTVNITGDAAVSMMVAKSVNKLGDQKFDNNHTPSEEPGEPEQEKILQN; the protein is encoded by the coding sequence ATGGCAGCGGGGATTCTCTTCGCTATTCTTCTCTCAAAATTTTCCTGGGGACCGCAATTCATCAAGGACTGGATTAAACCTTTTGGAACCATTTTTATCAATGCGTTAAAGCTAATCGCGGTTCCGCTGATACTTGCATCTCTTATTAAAGGAGTATCAGATCTCAAAGATATTTCCAAGCTATCGAAGATGGGAGCCCGCACCATTTTCACCTTTGTAGCTACTACCGTTGTTGCAGTTAGCATAGGATTAGGACTGGTAAATATAATTCAGCCGGGGAACACTATTTCCAAAGAAACCCGCAACGACCTTCTTACCAGCTATTCCAGTGATGCTTCTTCCAGAATAGCAATGGCGCAACAGCAACAGGAAACAGGACCGTTAAAAGCTCTTGAAGATATTGTGCCGTCCAACATATTTGCTGCTGCCAGTGATAATACAAATATGCTGCAGGTAATATTTTTTGCAATCTTCTTTGGCCTGGGATTAATTCTTATTCCAGCAGCATCAGCAAAACCTGTTAAAGACTTTTTTGATGGTTTTAATGATGTTATTTTAAAATTAATAGATCTTATAATGATTGCAGCACCTTACGGGGTTTTTGCTCTTTTGGCTGCTCTTGTAGTAGAATCCCCCAGTAGAGATCTCTTTTCTGCTCTTGCAATGTATGCTGTGACGGTGATATTAGGATTAATTTGTATGATGGGAGTATATGCTACAATGGTATATGTCTCTACAGGCAAATCTCCGGCTTTCTTCTTCAAAGGAATAGCACCTGCCCAATTACTCGGGTTTTCTACAAGCTCAAGTGCAGCTACATTACCTGTTACTATGGAACGCGTAGAAGAACATCTTGGTGTTCATAAAGAGGTATCCAGTTTTGTTCTGCCAATAGGTGCGACTATTAATATGGACGGAACCAGCCTTTACCAGGCCGTAGCGGCTGTTTTTATAGCCCAGGCTTTTGGAATGGATCTTTCCCTTGGTGCTCAACTCGGAATTATTGCTACCGCCACTCTGGCTTCTATTGGTTCGGCAGCTGTGCCGGGAGCAGGAATGGTAATGCTTGTTATTGTTTTGGCTCAGGCAGGAATCCCTGAAGCCGGGCTGGCATTAATTTTTGCGGTAGACAGACCACTGGACATGTGCCGTACTACTGTAAATATTACAGGAGATGCAGCAGTTTCGATGATGGTGGCAAAATCGGTAAATAAGCTGGGAGATCAGAAGTTTGATAATAATCATACTCCTTCAGAAGAACCAGGTGAGCCTGAACAGGAAAAAATTCTACAAAATTAG
- a CDS encoding FAD-binding and (Fe-S)-binding domain-containing protein, whose product MNETLKNLAEAIEGELLYDNLYKHIYATDASVYREIPLAVCYPKTKNDIKLLLDFAKKSRVGLIPRTAGTSLAGQCVGDGIVVDVSKYLNRILHIDPVNAIAIVEPGVIRDDLNRELKKHGLFFGPNTSTSNRCMIGGMTGNNSSGTTSIKYGTTRDKVLKLKTILSDGSEATFGTVSTEEFQEKRQHQNFEGKIYNEIYNLLSPPEVQKEVREKFPDPSIHRRNTGYAVDELISTEIFSEDERQFNMCYLLAGSEGTLAFSTEITLQLDILPPPKAAMVAAHFSSIENCMLAAAPSMESSLYTCEMMDKVILDCTKRNLMYRENRFFIERDPKAILMLELRANSQDELQEQVKILLERLEATGLAYALPVLFDGQIDLALELRKAGLGLLGNMVGDRKAVACIEDTAVALQDLSSYISEFSEIMNNYGQEAVYYAHAGAGEIHLRPILDLKKREDVVLFRKITEEVAVLVKKYRGSMSGEHGDGRLRAEFIEFMIGGENYELLKEVKRIFDPENIFNPGKIVNTAPMDTFLRYEPGRKEPVIKTLMNFDDSEGVLRLAEKCNGSGDCRKSVEAGGTMCPSYRATKDEKDTTRARANALREFLTNSEKPNRFDHEELREVLDLCISCKGCKSECPSNVDMAALKAECSYQYQKANGKNLRSRAFASNGRMNGLASKVPGIANFFFKNNITSSLAKKAMGVAPQRSLPTLASQTLWSYYKKNRSRLSVSKPVKTVYLFNDEFTNYLDTPIGIDALELLSSLGYHVEILKNAESGRSHISKGFLEEAKVLANKNIDLFKDKVSADAPLLGLEPSALLTFRDEYLRLANDPSAAEELANNSFLIEEFLKKEIALGNIKSTSFTTDVKEIKIHVHCHQKAMSNSAVTFDVLNFPENHKVTIISSGCCGMAGSFGYEEEHYEVSMKIGEQSLFPAVRKAPQETLIAANGTSCRHQIFDGTSRIAKHPVTILREALA is encoded by the coding sequence ATGAATGAAACTCTTAAAAATTTAGCAGAAGCCATTGAAGGTGAACTGCTTTACGATAATCTATATAAACACATTTACGCGACAGATGCATCTGTATACCGGGAAATTCCGCTGGCAGTATGCTATCCTAAAACGAAAAATGATATCAAGTTATTACTTGATTTTGCAAAAAAATCGCGAGTAGGGCTTATTCCCAGAACTGCAGGTACATCTTTGGCAGGTCAATGTGTGGGAGACGGGATAGTGGTAGATGTTTCCAAATATTTGAACCGAATACTTCACATTGACCCCGTAAATGCCATTGCCATTGTTGAACCGGGCGTAATACGAGACGATCTTAACAGGGAGTTGAAAAAACACGGCTTATTTTTTGGACCTAATACTTCCACCTCAAACCGATGTATGATAGGAGGTATGACGGGAAATAATTCCAGTGGAACAACCTCTATTAAATACGGTACCACCAGGGATAAAGTCCTTAAATTGAAAACAATCCTCAGCGATGGCAGCGAGGCTACATTTGGAACTGTTTCTACGGAAGAATTTCAGGAAAAGAGGCAACATCAAAATTTTGAGGGAAAGATCTATAATGAGATCTATAATTTACTTTCTCCACCTGAAGTTCAAAAAGAAGTAAGGGAAAAATTTCCCGATCCTTCTATTCACAGGCGTAATACAGGGTATGCAGTAGATGAACTTATTTCAACTGAAATTTTTTCAGAAGATGAGCGCCAATTCAATATGTGTTACCTTCTTGCGGGAAGTGAGGGCACCCTGGCTTTTTCAACTGAAATTACGCTGCAACTGGATATTTTACCACCTCCCAAAGCCGCAATGGTAGCAGCACATTTCTCAAGTATTGAAAACTGCATGTTGGCAGCAGCACCCTCTATGGAAAGCTCCCTCTACACTTGTGAAATGATGGACAAGGTAATTCTTGACTGTACAAAACGTAATTTAATGTACAGGGAAAATCGTTTTTTTATTGAAAGAGATCCCAAAGCAATTCTAATGCTGGAGCTACGGGCAAACTCACAGGATGAACTGCAGGAGCAGGTTAAAATCCTCTTAGAGAGATTGGAGGCTACAGGTCTTGCCTATGCACTTCCGGTTCTTTTTGATGGGCAAATTGATTTGGCTTTGGAGTTAAGGAAAGCGGGACTTGGATTATTGGGTAATATGGTGGGTGACAGGAAAGCCGTCGCCTGTATAGAAGATACAGCAGTGGCACTGCAGGATCTCTCCAGCTACATTTCGGAATTTTCTGAAATTATGAATAATTACGGGCAGGAGGCAGTTTATTATGCCCACGCGGGTGCAGGGGAAATTCATCTGCGCCCCATTCTTGACCTTAAGAAGAGAGAAGATGTTGTTCTTTTCAGAAAAATAACTGAAGAAGTTGCTGTCCTCGTGAAAAAGTATAGAGGATCTATGAGCGGGGAACATGGCGATGGCAGGTTAAGAGCAGAATTTATAGAATTCATGATAGGAGGGGAGAATTATGAATTGCTAAAGGAGGTAAAAAGGATTTTTGATCCCGAAAATATTTTCAATCCCGGAAAGATCGTAAATACAGCCCCAATGGATACCTTTTTAAGATATGAACCCGGTAGAAAGGAACCTGTAATTAAAACTTTAATGAACTTTGATGATTCTGAAGGAGTTTTAAGGCTGGCTGAAAAATGCAATGGAAGTGGGGACTGCCGAAAATCTGTAGAAGCAGGAGGTACCATGTGCCCTAGTTACCGTGCAACAAAAGACGAAAAAGACACTACCCGTGCCAGGGCAAACGCCTTAAGGGAATTCCTCACCAATAGTGAAAAACCTAACCGTTTTGACCACGAAGAGCTGCGGGAAGTGCTGGATCTATGTATAAGCTGTAAAGGCTGTAAGAGTGAATGCCCTTCTAATGTTGATATGGCAGCTTTAAAAGCAGAATGTAGTTACCAGTATCAAAAAGCCAATGGTAAAAATTTAAGGAGCAGAGCCTTTGCCAGTAATGGCAGGATGAATGGCCTTGCATCAAAAGTTCCGGGAATTGCGAATTTCTTCTTTAAAAATAATATCACTTCTTCCCTGGCAAAGAAGGCAATGGGGGTTGCTCCACAAAGAAGCCTTCCAACCCTTGCATCTCAAACGCTGTGGTCTTATTACAAGAAGAATAGATCCAGGCTTTCTGTAAGCAAACCTGTTAAAACCGTATACCTGTTTAATGATGAATTCACTAATTACCTGGATACACCTATAGGCATAGATGCCCTCGAACTTTTAAGTTCCTTAGGGTATCATGTTGAAATTTTAAAAAATGCTGAAAGTGGGAGAAGCCATATCTCTAAAGGATTTTTAGAAGAGGCAAAGGTCCTGGCAAATAAGAATATTGATCTTTTTAAAGATAAAGTTAGCGCTGATGCTCCCTTGCTGGGATTGGAACCATCAGCTTTACTAACTTTTAGAGATGAATACCTACGACTTGCAAATGATCCTTCTGCTGCCGAAGAACTTGCAAACAATTCCTTTTTGATAGAAGAATTCTTAAAAAAAGAAATTGCTCTGGGAAATATTAAATCTACCTCTTTTACCACAGACGTAAAAGAAATTAAGATTCACGTGCATTGCCACCAGAAAGCCATGTCAAATTCAGCTGTAACTTTTGATGTTCTCAATTTTCCTGAGAATCATAAAGTAACTATTATCTCTTCCGGATGCTGTGGAATGGCAGGTTCTTTTGGTTATGAAGAGGAACACTATGAAGTAAGTATGAAAATTGGGGAACAGAGTCTTTTTCCTGCTGTACGTAAGGCGCCGCAAGAAACTTTAATTGCTGCAAATGGTACCAGCTGCAGGCATCAGATTTTTGACGGTACGAGCAGGATTGCCAAACATCCTGTAACTATACTTAGAGAAGCTTTGGCATAG
- the bshA gene encoding N-acetyl-alpha-D-glucosaminyl L-malate synthase BshA, which translates to MKIAIVCYPTFGGSGVVATELGMALSKRGHEIHFITYKQPVRLEQLTGNIHFHEVNVPEYPLFHFQPYELALSSKLVNMVKLYEIEVLHVHYAIPHAYAGYMAKKMLEEEGIYIPMVTTLHGTDITLVGNHPFYKPAVTFSINNSDVVTSVSQSLKEDTLKSFNITREINVVPNFIDGSKYLKSLTACDRSLMAADDEFIISHISNFRPVKRIQDVIRIFNLISQQKKAKLIMVGEGPEKEMAENLVYNLGLQNKVVFLGQSNEVDKILCFSDLFLLPSEKESFGLAALEAMVNSVPVISTNTGGLPEVNIQGISGFLSNVGDIEEMANNALSILENHQTLNKFKKAAREQAQAYDIKKIVPVYEGLYSSALDKIKKSANLICALLIYL; encoded by the coding sequence ATGAAAATAGCCATAGTGTGCTATCCTACCTTTGGAGGTAGTGGGGTTGTTGCAACCGAATTAGGGATGGCCCTTTCCAAACGCGGCCACGAAATCCATTTTATTACCTATAAACAACCAGTAAGGTTAGAACAACTCACAGGAAATATTCATTTTCACGAAGTCAATGTTCCGGAATATCCTTTGTTTCATTTCCAACCTTATGAGCTTGCTCTAAGCAGCAAATTGGTGAATATGGTAAAGCTTTATGAAATTGAAGTTTTACACGTGCACTACGCCATACCTCATGCTTATGCAGGATACATGGCAAAGAAAATGCTGGAAGAGGAGGGAATATATATTCCTATGGTAACGACTTTGCACGGAACAGATATAACTCTTGTAGGTAATCATCCTTTCTATAAACCCGCGGTAACCTTCAGCATTAACAATAGTGATGTTGTTACTTCTGTTTCACAAAGTTTAAAGGAGGATACGCTTAAATCGTTTAATATTACAAGAGAGATCAATGTGGTACCAAACTTTATTGATGGATCTAAATACTTAAAGAGTCTAACTGCATGTGACCGCAGCTTAATGGCAGCTGATGATGAATTTATAATTTCCCACATTAGTAACTTCAGGCCTGTAAAAAGAATTCAGGACGTGATAAGGATCTTTAATTTAATATCTCAACAGAAGAAAGCTAAATTAATAATGGTAGGGGAAGGACCAGAGAAAGAAATGGCTGAAAATCTCGTGTATAATCTTGGACTACAAAACAAGGTAGTTTTCCTGGGTCAAAGTAACGAGGTAGACAAAATCCTCTGTTTTAGCGACCTGTTCCTGCTACCTTCAGAAAAAGAAAGTTTTGGTTTGGCTGCCCTGGAAGCAATGGTAAATAGCGTTCCGGTAATTTCAACGAATACAGGAGGTCTTCCCGAAGTGAATATCCAGGGAATATCGGGGTTCCTTAGCAATGTAGGAGATATAGAAGAAATGGCTAATAACGCCTTATCCATTCTTGAAAACCACCAGACTCTTAATAAGTTTAAAAAGGCTGCAAGAGAACAGGCACAGGCTTATGATATTAAAAAAATAGTTCCTGTTTATGAAGGACTTTACAGTTCGGCACTTGATAAAATAAAAAAGAGCGCAAATTTAATTTGCGCTCTCCTTATATATCTGTAA
- a CDS encoding glycoside hydrolase family 3 N-terminal domain-containing protein gives MKPCLPPLLVFISIFFLTSTLAAQQQHPLVTQDYENQRKWVDSLYNSMSLKEKVGQLFMVDIFSNKSKAETDKIKGLIKEQHIGGVIFSKGGPQQQAKLNNEYQELSRVPLLVGMDAEWGLAMRLDSTFALPWNMTLGAVQSLQLIEEAGAAISRHARRLGVHINFAPVVDINTNPDNPIIGNRSFGEEKINVTEKAVAFMKGMHREGVLSSAKHFPGHGDTNSDSHKTLPTVSFSRERIDSVELYPYYKLIKEGVSSVMVAHLNVPGLETEAKLPSSLSKTIVSELLKEKLKFMGLVFTDALNMKGASNHTAPGDIDLAAFLASNDILLISENIPKASVKIMDAYKSGLISEERLAHSVRKILMAKYKVGLHNYTPVDTASLEEDLFTVKDRVLYDELMENAVTVIKNDLGILLVRDLETRKIAYVQFGDDSGDAFLKQLRRYSKIDRVKADNLQEIISKLKAYNLVIIGYHKSNASPWARYKFSKEEATWIHEISRNNLTVLSVFTRPYSLLDLKSTSLMEGIVMGYQNSPEAQEKTAQVIFGALEARGKLLVSIGSDFPVGTGFFTRPINRLSYGLPESVGMNSKVLSGIDSIINIAITKKMTPGLQVMVARKGKIIFERNSGFHTYEKKIPVSDSSVYDLASLTKILATLPLIMQLEERNVIDFNSKLGDLMPYFKGSNKENIRLQDMLLHYARLKSWLPFYVPTIDRSTKKPSVKYYREKPMENFEIQVADEMYIRNDIRDSIMEIIRSSDLEKRLEYKYSDLPFYIMKYYLEDYHKTSLKYITSNEFYAPLGASFTGYNPLDRFGQDQIVPTEEDNLWRKQLVHGYVHDQGAAMQGGIGGHAGLFSNANDVTKIMQMYLNGGNYGGKRYLQEETLSKFNNCYYCENNVRRGVGFDKPQLSTWGPTCGCVSLSSFGHTGFTGTFAWADPEEEIVYVFLSNRTFPDVDNRKLIRENIREKIQQVIYDSIEF, from the coding sequence ATGAAACCCTGCCTGCCCCCTTTACTTGTTTTTATTTCTATTTTTTTTCTCACAAGTACTTTAGCTGCACAACAACAACATCCACTTGTTACTCAGGATTACGAGAACCAGAGGAAATGGGTTGATAGCCTGTACAATAGTATGAGTCTTAAGGAGAAAGTGGGGCAGCTTTTTATGGTTGATATTTTTTCCAATAAGTCAAAGGCAGAAACAGATAAAATTAAAGGACTTATTAAGGAACAACATATTGGAGGTGTTATTTTCTCTAAAGGCGGTCCTCAACAACAGGCAAAACTTAACAACGAATATCAGGAATTAAGTCGGGTTCCCCTTTTGGTTGGAATGGATGCCGAATGGGGATTGGCTATGCGCCTGGACTCTACCTTTGCTCTACCCTGGAATATGACCCTGGGAGCTGTGCAAAGTCTTCAATTAATAGAAGAAGCAGGAGCCGCTATTTCTCGTCACGCCAGGAGGTTAGGTGTTCATATAAACTTTGCGCCTGTGGTAGATATAAATACCAATCCTGACAATCCTATCATTGGAAACCGTTCTTTTGGTGAAGAAAAAATTAATGTTACAGAAAAAGCTGTAGCTTTTATGAAAGGGATGCACAGGGAGGGAGTACTTTCCAGCGCAAAACATTTTCCAGGGCACGGTGACACCAACAGTGATTCCCATAAAACCCTACCTACTGTTTCATTTTCACGGGAAAGGATTGACAGCGTAGAACTATACCCTTACTATAAACTTATTAAAGAAGGAGTCTCAAGCGTTATGGTAGCACATCTAAATGTGCCAGGTTTAGAAACCGAAGCAAAATTACCTTCTTCATTATCTAAAACGATAGTTTCAGAACTTTTAAAAGAGAAACTTAAATTCATGGGTCTGGTTTTTACTGATGCACTTAATATGAAAGGCGCATCCAATCACACCGCCCCGGGAGATATTGATCTTGCCGCATTTCTAGCTAGTAATGATATTCTATTAATTTCAGAAAATATCCCAAAAGCTTCAGTAAAAATAATGGATGCTTATAAGAGTGGTTTAATTAGCGAAGAGAGACTGGCACATTCTGTAAGGAAGATCCTGATGGCGAAATATAAGGTGGGTCTCCATAATTATACTCCTGTAGACACTGCTTCCCTGGAGGAAGATCTTTTTACTGTTAAAGACAGAGTCCTTTACGATGAGTTGATGGAAAATGCTGTGACAGTTATTAAAAATGATCTTGGGATTTTACTGGTTAGAGATCTTGAAACCCGAAAGATCGCTTACGTACAATTTGGGGATGATAGTGGTGACGCATTTCTAAAACAACTGAGAAGATACTCCAAAATTGATCGTGTAAAAGCTGATAATCTGCAGGAAATAATTTCGAAACTCAAGGCGTACAATCTTGTGATCATTGGGTATCACAAATCGAATGCATCTCCCTGGGCCAGGTACAAATTCAGCAAAGAAGAAGCTACATGGATCCACGAAATTTCCCGAAATAATCTTACAGTTTTAAGCGTGTTTACACGGCCTTACTCGCTATTAGATCTAAAATCAACCAGTTTAATGGAGGGAATAGTAATGGGCTACCAAAACAGTCCAGAAGCACAGGAGAAGACTGCTCAAGTAATTTTTGGAGCTTTGGAAGCAAGAGGTAAGCTGCTTGTAAGCATTGGTTCAGATTTTCCTGTAGGTACAGGATTTTTTACCCGCCCCATAAACAGGCTGTCCTATGGTTTACCTGAGTCGGTTGGGATGAATTCCAAAGTGTTATCAGGAATAGATTCAATTATAAACATTGCTATAACCAAAAAAATGACACCGGGGCTGCAGGTTATGGTAGCCAGAAAGGGGAAGATTATTTTTGAAAGGAACTCCGGCTTTCATACATACGAGAAAAAAATTCCGGTTTCAGATTCTTCTGTTTACGATCTTGCGTCTCTCACAAAAATACTTGCGACACTTCCTTTGATCATGCAGCTCGAGGAAAGAAATGTCATTGATTTTAATTCAAAATTGGGGGACCTTATGCCATATTTTAAAGGTTCTAATAAAGAAAACATCAGGCTTCAGGATATGTTACTCCACTACGCCAGGTTAAAGTCATGGTTGCCATTTTACGTTCCAACAATAGATAGATCTACAAAAAAACCATCTGTAAAATATTACAGAGAAAAACCCATGGAAAATTTCGAGATCCAGGTAGCTGATGAGATGTATATTAGGAATGACATTAGAGACTCAATAATGGAAATTATACGAAGCAGTGATTTGGAGAAGAGACTTGAATATAAATACAGCGACCTCCCTTTTTACATTATGAAATATTACCTCGAAGATTACCATAAAACCTCTCTTAAGTATATCACTTCAAATGAATTTTACGCCCCACTGGGAGCAAGTTTTACTGGTTACAATCCTTTAGATCGCTTTGGTCAGGATCAAATTGTCCCTACCGAAGAAGATAATTTATGGAGAAAACAGTTGGTCCATGGTTATGTTCACGATCAGGGAGCAGCTATGCAGGGAGGTATAGGAGGACATGCGGGTTTATTTAGCAATGCCAATGATGTGACTAAAATCATGCAGATGTATTTAAATGGGGGAAATTATGGAGGGAAACGGTATTTACAGGAGGAAACCCTGTCTAAATTCAACAATTGCTATTATTGCGAAAATAATGTAAGAAGAGGTGTAGGTTTCGACAAACCTCAGTTATCAACTTGGGGTCCTACTTGTGGTTGTGTTTCACTCTCCAGTTTTGGTCACACCGGATTTACAGGTACCTTTGCCTGGGCAGACCCTGAAGAAGAAATTGTTTACGTATTTTTATCTAACAGGACCTTTCCCGATGTTGATAATAGAAAACTGATAAGGGAGAACATCAGGGAAAAAATCCAGCAGGTCATTTATGACTCTATTGAATTTTGA